GCCTGCTACCATGTTCGTCGAGCAAGCATCGAATCTGGTGTAGAGTAGCTGCCTGTCGAAAAAGCATGCGATATCTTCACCGGTAGTCGGCTCCGTCCCGCCTAACAGCACGCCGGAATTCGCATCAAACGTGCGCCGAGACGTGAGGCAACCGGGGCGTGCGTAAAAGCAATGGACGTAGGTACGTAGTTATCGCCATGGATCCCGGGCATATATATAGACGGGATGGGCATCGACCGCGGGGACGGAGGAGCAAACACGTACGcactgtgtgtgtgtgtctgcgaGCAGAAGCACATTACATTGGCACAGCAGGATCGACGAGGATGGCGTTCATGCGGTACGACTACAGGGCGCTGCCGCAGGAGACGACGGTGGAGGAGTTCAGGGCGTGGCTGGCGCAGTTCGACGCGGACGGGGACGGGCGGATCAGCCGGGAGGAGCTGCGGGAGGCGCTGCGCAGCCTCGACCTGTGGTTCGCATGGTGGAAGGCTAGGGAGGCGCTGCGGGACGCCGACGCCAACCGCAACGGCCTCGTCGACGGCGACGAGATGGCCAGGCTCTACGCCTTCGCCCGCAACAACCTCCACCTCAAGGCCGCCGACCTCGACGTCGATGCATAGTATGTATTGTAGAATAATATCTTTCTGAATTCTGATCGATCCATCGTTCCTTCCCCTGCTACGTACCACGACTAGCAGATACTAGCTGGCTTGGCTGATTGATTACTTATTACTAGTTTGTAAATAATTGAAGTGGGTTTTGTATTGTGTGTGCTACTAGATCTGGACgagtttctttctctctctcttttattttggcGGGTggagtttctttctcttcttccctgCTTGCTTCAGATCAGAGTGTCTGAAAAATGGACAACTGAACAGGTGCACGTGCCGGCATCTTCAGAGATGAGAACCCTTCATGTGATTCCTCAACTTGGAAACGTCAAACGTGGTC
This genomic stretch from Hordeum vulgare subsp. vulgare chromosome 6H, MorexV3_pseudomolecules_assembly, whole genome shotgun sequence harbors:
- the LOC123403515 gene encoding calmodulin-like protein 5: MDPGHIYRRDGHRPRGRRSKHVRTVCVCLRAEAHYIGTAGSTRMAFMRYDYRALPQETTVEEFRAWLAQFDADGDGRISREELREALRSLDLWFAWWKAREALRDADANRNGLVDGDEMARLYAFARNNLHLKAADLDVDA